A DNA window from Bradyrhizobium sp. CCBAU 53421 contains the following coding sequences:
- a CDS encoding hydrogen peroxide-inducible genes activator: MINVTLRQLRYFDALAQHGHFGRAADACAVSQPALSMQIRELERAVGGVLIERNARQVTLTAFGEDLLHRVRDILRSVDELGDFARASRDKLAGRLRVGMIPTIAPYLLPRVIETLARLHPELDIHVRETLTPKLIKEVAEGRLDTAIVALPVSEPSLTEVALFSENFLLVRPGEDAKTPVPSAEMLREMRLLLLEEGHCFRDQALSFCNMQSSPPREVLDASSLSTLVQMVGAGIGVTLIPEMAVTVETRSAPVTVSRFKHPQPSRTIGMVWRKTSPLASQLQQIAEVVSLAARELRAPKQDGGKEPAKRAGRRKVA, from the coding sequence ATGATAAATGTCACACTCCGGCAACTGAGGTATTTCGATGCGCTGGCCCAGCACGGGCATTTCGGGCGTGCCGCGGATGCCTGCGCGGTGTCGCAGCCGGCGCTGTCGATGCAGATCCGCGAGCTGGAACGCGCCGTCGGCGGCGTGCTGATCGAACGCAATGCCCGGCAGGTTACCCTGACGGCGTTCGGCGAGGACCTGCTGCACCGCGTGCGCGACATCCTGCGCTCGGTCGACGAGCTCGGCGACTTCGCCCGCGCCTCGCGCGACAAGCTCGCCGGCCGTCTGCGCGTCGGGATGATCCCGACTATTGCGCCATATCTGCTGCCGAGGGTGATCGAGACGCTGGCGCGGCTGCATCCCGAGCTCGACATCCATGTCCGCGAGACGCTGACGCCGAAGCTGATCAAGGAAGTCGCCGAAGGCCGGCTCGACACCGCGATCGTGGCGCTGCCGGTGTCGGAACCGTCGCTGACCGAGGTCGCGTTGTTCTCGGAGAACTTCCTGCTGGTGCGGCCGGGCGAGGATGCCAAGACGCCGGTGCCGAGCGCCGAGATGCTGCGCGAGATGCGGCTGCTGCTGCTCGAGGAGGGCCACTGCTTCCGCGACCAGGCGCTGTCGTTCTGCAACATGCAGTCCTCGCCGCCGCGCGAGGTGCTGGATGCGAGCTCGCTGTCGACGCTGGTGCAGATGGTCGGCGCCGGCATCGGCGTCACCCTGATCCCCGAGATGGCGGTGACGGTGGAGACGCGCTCGGCGCCGGTCACCGTCTCGCGCTTCAAGCACCCGCAGCCCTCGCGCACCATCGGCATGGTCTGGCGCAAGACCTCTCCGCTCGCCTCGCAGCTCCAGCAGATCGCCGAAGTGGTGAGCCTCGCCGCCCGGGAACTGCGCGCGCCGAAGCAGGATGGCGGCAAGGAGCCAGCGAAACGCGCGGGGCGACGGAAGGTGGCGTGA
- the katG gene encoding catalase/peroxidase HPI — translation MDAKTDEGAGKCPFTGGPRGHTNRDWWPETLDVQVLHHNSSLSDPMGKGFDYAKEFKSLDLNAVIKDLTALMTTSQEWWPADFGHYGGLMIRMAWHSAGTYRITDGRGGAGAGQQRFAPLNSWPDNANLDKARRLLWPIKQKYGRKISWADLMVLAGNVALESMGFKTFGFAGGRADVWEPEELYWGPEGTWLGDERYSGERQLSEPLGAVQMGLIYVNPEGPNGNPDPVAAAKDIRETFFRMAMNDEETVALIAGGHTFGKTHGAGDPSLIGPEPEGGAIEEQGLGWKSKFGTGVGADAITGGPEVTWTQTPTKWSNHFFENLFKYEWELTKSPAGAKQWKAKGAAADIPDAFDSSKKHVPTMLTTDLSLRFDPAYEKISRRFYEHPDQFADAFARAWFKLTHRDMGPIQRYLGPLVPKETLIWQDPVPALDHAVIDDKDIEALKAKILASGLSVSELVSTAWASASTFRGSDKRGGANGARIRLAPQKDWEVNEPAQLKTVLAKLEAIQKEFGKKVSLADLIVLGGAAAIEKAAKDGGTNVKVPFTPGRTDATQDQTDVESFAPLEPRADGFRNYVGGKHQFLQPEEALVDRAQLLKLTGPELTVLIGGLRVLGANAKKSKHGVFTGKPGTLTNDFFLNLLDMGTVWSDAGQGVYEGRDRKTKAVKWTGTRVDLIFGSHSQLRAFAEVYGSSDAKEQFVNDFVAAWAKVMNADRFDLVK, via the coding sequence ATGGACGCAAAAACCGACGAAGGCGCGGGCAAATGCCCATTCACGGGCGGACCTCGCGGGCACACGAATCGTGACTGGTGGCCGGAGACGCTCGACGTTCAGGTGCTGCATCACAACTCCAGCCTGTCCGATCCGATGGGCAAGGGCTTCGACTACGCCAAGGAATTCAAGTCGCTCGATCTCAATGCCGTGATCAAGGACCTCACGGCCCTGATGACGACATCGCAGGAATGGTGGCCGGCCGACTTCGGCCATTACGGCGGCCTGATGATCCGCATGGCCTGGCACTCGGCGGGTACCTACCGCATCACCGATGGCCGTGGCGGCGCCGGTGCCGGTCAGCAGCGTTTCGCTCCGCTCAACAGCTGGCCCGACAACGCCAACCTCGACAAGGCGCGCCGGCTGCTGTGGCCGATCAAGCAGAAATACGGCCGCAAGATCTCGTGGGCCGACCTGATGGTCCTCGCCGGCAACGTCGCGCTTGAATCGATGGGCTTCAAGACGTTCGGTTTTGCGGGTGGCCGTGCCGACGTGTGGGAGCCGGAAGAACTGTACTGGGGTCCGGAAGGCACCTGGCTCGGCGACGAGCGCTACAGCGGCGAGCGCCAGCTCTCCGAGCCGCTCGGCGCGGTGCAGATGGGCCTGATCTACGTCAACCCGGAAGGCCCGAACGGCAATCCGGACCCGGTCGCCGCCGCCAAGGACATCCGCGAGACGTTCTTCCGCATGGCGATGAACGACGAGGAGACGGTTGCGCTGATCGCCGGCGGCCACACCTTCGGCAAGACCCACGGTGCGGGCGATCCGTCGCTGATCGGTCCGGAGCCGGAAGGCGGTGCGATCGAGGAACAGGGCCTCGGCTGGAAGAGCAAGTTCGGCACCGGCGTCGGCGCTGACGCGATCACCGGCGGCCCAGAGGTCACCTGGACCCAGACCCCGACCAAGTGGAGCAACCACTTCTTCGAGAACCTGTTCAAGTACGAATGGGAGCTGACGAAGAGCCCGGCGGGTGCGAAGCAGTGGAAGGCAAAGGGCGCGGCGGCCGACATTCCGGACGCGTTCGATTCGTCGAAGAAGCATGTCCCGACGATGCTGACCACCGACCTCTCGCTGCGTTTCGACCCGGCCTATGAGAAGATCTCGCGCCGGTTCTATGAGCATCCGGATCAGTTCGCGGACGCCTTCGCCCGCGCTTGGTTCAAGCTCACGCACCGCGACATGGGTCCGATCCAGCGCTACCTTGGCCCGCTGGTGCCGAAGGAAACGCTGATCTGGCAGGACCCGGTGCCGGCGCTCGATCACGCCGTGATCGACGACAAGGACATCGAGGCGCTCAAGGCGAAGATCCTCGCCTCGGGTCTGTCGGTGTCCGAACTGGTGTCGACCGCCTGGGCCTCGGCCTCGACGTTCCGCGGCTCCGACAAGCGCGGCGGCGCCAACGGCGCGCGCATCCGTCTTGCTCCGCAGAAGGATTGGGAAGTCAACGAGCCGGCCCAGCTCAAGACTGTGCTGGCCAAGCTCGAGGCCATCCAGAAGGAGTTCGGCAAGAAGGTCTCGCTCGCCGACCTGATCGTGCTCGGCGGCGCGGCTGCGATCGAGAAGGCGGCGAAGGACGGCGGCACCAATGTGAAGGTCCCCTTCACGCCGGGCCGCACCGATGCGACGCAGGACCAGACCGACGTTGAATCGTTCGCTCCGCTCGAGCCGCGGGCTGACGGCTTCCGCAACTATGTCGGCGGCAAGCATCAGTTCCTGCAGCCCGAGGAGGCGCTGGTCGATCGTGCGCAGCTCCTCAAGCTGACCGGACCGGAATTGACGGTCCTCATCGGCGGCCTGCGCGTGCTCGGCGCCAATGCCAAGAAGTCGAAGCACGGCGTCTTCACCGGCAAGCCGGGGACGCTGACCAACGACTTCTTCCTCAACCTGCTCGACATGGGCACGGTGTGGAGCGATGCCGGTCAGGGCGTCTATGAAGGCCGCGACCGCAAGACCAAGGCGGTGAAGTGGACCGGTACCCGCGTCGACCTGATCTTCGGCTCGCACTCGCAGCTGCGCGCGTTCGCCGAAGTCTACGGCTCGTCCGATGCCAAGGAGCAGTTCGTGAACGACTTCGTCGCGGCCTGGGCCAAGGTGATGAACGCCGATCGCTTCGATCTCGTGAAGTAA